CAAATGATAGTATCCAGGTTGGCTGGCAAAGGTTCCTTAAATTAATGTCCACAATGCTGGCGATGattaaattgatgttgaagcacgatgaataacaagagtcactgtaacgagttgaaatgtctgtgaatacgatggtgatgatgattaacagtcaatttcagcaatccatgggttgaaaagcgttcattaaaacaggttgttgatctcgatgagaactgagaattcctctctcaaaataactgcaaacagttcattgatggcgtgcaaataattccacagaagatacatgttatattccagttggaaataagctatgctctgacataaagtctggcatGAATCTCttagttctgatctgatatgatgtgaTGTAATATGATgtgatctgatatgatgtgatgtgataatctccttgaagaaactgccagcttatatacaaattattcactattctggaagcttcttgTATTGTCTACAAAATGTTACTGATGTTTTTTTCACACAAGAATGTCACTATGTCACCTTCATTACTGCGTCAAAAGTGTGATACAAGTTTGGCGACAGATGGAGGTGTACTTGCAGCACTTGAATTATCAACCATGGATTCAAGTAAAGGCGTGGGTATTTACCTTGGCAACCAATTAGTAGTTGAGCGCAGATGTACTGAATCATGGTATTGTTGAAAGATCGTAGTGGCGTGAATGACTCTACACCAACTTTTGTCGGTACTTATTTATTGTGGCAAAAATCTAGATTCTGGGCTGGTGCAGGATGTGACTCCTTGCGGAGTTTGTTCCACAGGCAGGGTTCATCAGTGCAAGAAGCCTTTCCTTTGTCTGCTCGTGCGCTGATGAAACTCTCCACACTGAAGAGAAGACCAGAGAAGGCAAACAACATGTTTGCAAGACCCTGCATCACCGAAAATAAAAtgggagaaaagaaaatatgaatcattacaaaatatgatattcACCTTGATAAAGAGCTACACTttacagaaaatattattttccttataTCCAAGTCTAAAACATAAATATCATGTATTGATATTAATGAACCACTGGTCTGTTAGATCATGGAAGTGAACATGCCTATTATACATATCTTGCAAGTCGAAAACTGAATGAATTTATAGAAAAATTTTACAAAAGCAAAGAACAATATATTTCCATCTCATCTTCTTGCTCCTTTCTTTGCTGCCATCATAAGCCATTTTACTGaaatttacattaaaataaaacaagtgaATAAACACAGGTTAAAACTTTTAAAGTAGCCTTCAAAATCACACAAAAGAAACATGTCAAAataatctaaaataaaaataattgaatattttgtcCAACTTGTCCTCAACAGACCAAGTACTAAACAAACCACAGCCTAGGACCCAGTGGTCATATTCTGAAacttaaagaaaaaattataacaaagttagtgatatacattgtaaatgtatttttttttctggatccAAGCCATGGGAATCAGACATGTATTTAAAACCATAACATGAAATATATGGTACATTACATTGTATTCACTGTCAATACCCGAGGGCACATTGTTTGACTTCGGAAGTGATtacaatatatatgtattgttgttgttatttgcAGAGGATGTCCAACATGTAGAAAGATGTCTTAATAGTATAATTGTTGTTATTTGCAGAGGATGTCCAACATGCAGAAAGATGTCTAATTTTGTGACTCCCAGTGATTATTGGGTGGAGGATCCTGATGAGAAAAAGAAGCTAATTGAGAACTACATTGCTGCCCTGAGGTAAGTATAAAAAGGCATACCAGGGGCCATTGTAGaaagaattattattaaatgcaACTAACACACCTGATCTTCAGTCATTAGATCAGAAGCATACATCTCTGACTTGCATTGAAGATTTTTTAGTGGCTTTTGAATGCAACTCTTCCTGCTATGGAATACAGTACACTGCAATGTGAAATGCTCAATCAATCTTAACTTAAAATCTATTAGACATTATTCACATTATGAAGAGTGACCCTTACTCATCAGATTAATTGTACCTCTGTGTGTTAAAGGCAATTATATTGttgtaatgaaaaaattgtatgacatctggtgggtgtttcataaagctgttcgtaagatacgaatgactttacgcacgactggtgatcctttcttatgctatgtgatatccctatatgattgagttatgacctaagaacatgtttcagtcgtgcgtaaagtcgttcgtaactttacgagcagctttatgaaacacccactggGAAGCTGTATATTGATAGTATTGACAGAGCAATGAGATtacatttctatattttttaaaagaaattttatgGTATTGTGATTATacaaatgtttgaaataaataaaaatatgctCAATCTATTCCTATTTTTCTACTTAGCACCAAGCCTTGTAAACATTTTGACCAAGGTAATGGAAAGTGTCCATTTGGTGCTGACTGTTTCTATCTTCATGCTTACCCTGATGGTACAAAGGAAGACCGTGCTAAAGCTCGTCAATGCCGTGCATCAAACAACAAAGTCAAGACCATCCGACCTGCTCTCCTCTGGGAGTTCTTTGAACATCGCAATGGTCTTTATGACTTTGGAAGCGATGAAGATGATTTCTTCCTATTTGGTTCTTCCCTGTGGAATGATGATTGGGACCTGAGTGATCCTAGTGAGACTGATGATTGGTGGGAGTATCTACAGTATATGGGCTCAGATGATGAGAGTGAAAATGAGTTTGATTCTGACTGGAGTGTTGAAGTACCAACATCTGGTGAAGGGGAAGAGACTGCTGAGGTATCTGTAGAAGGTAACCAGGAAGAGGGAGATGAAGAAGATGCAGATGATGAAGATGCAGATGATGAATGGGAGGATGGTGAAGGAGATGGAAGAGAAGAAGAGcagggagaaggagaagaagatgaggaagaaaatgaagaggggAATGCAGAAGGAGAGGATGATGGAGAGAGCTTTGGGAttgttggtggtgatgttgaGTATATAGGTGTGGTTGCACCAGATATGTTAGAAGAATGTGTATACAGTGAAAATGATTCACAGTATTCTGATTGTGTAGATTGGTGATAAGTGAGTCAAACCCTCATAATCTATTGGTTAGAGGGTATACCACCACACCTACCCACCAATTGCTATAGAGTCGAAGAATCCAGCCAAAATCTTCGAAATAGTAACTCACTGAAAGATCCTCATGGTGTGGTCTTCAGCCAGGTAGCAAGTTGATAGCTGAAAGTGGTTTGTTTCTACCATTGTGGTGTTTAGGGTCCACTAATTATACATGTTTCAAGTTTGAAGATTCTAGGATATGTCTTGCTCAATTGTCTTTTATGGTTTAGTTGCATGGTATGAAGTAGAGCATATATAGAAGATATATGCACTGGAAATGAATGAGTTGATTATATTTCCCTCTTATTTCTTCTCATGTGGgctttgtaaatgaaatattgacagATTGAGATGGCTGTTTGATAATTGTTTCAAAAGAAGACAATAAGTTCATTATGTAGAATCTTTGCAAACATGTGTATGATGATCGCTCCACTTTTGCTATACAAATTCATGGAATGTTTACCACAGTAATTCATTGACATAATGCTGcttcagtttttaatttttgtcaaatcATTGTCTTACTGTTGTTGTTTAACACCATTTATAATGGTTACATATGTTCCTAAGAAACTTGCACAGTATTGAGCAAAGGCTTTAATAGTCTGATTGTTGGGGTTAGCAGTGCTATCCcagatgacaatgatgatataCATCAACATTGTGGTGCATGATGGTGTGCAGGGACGTTTGTAATTGGAGAAGTTTTATTGTTTCAAATCAGTTGCCATGGCTTTGCAACTATTGCTCAGGTGACAAACATGAACGTGTCTTATTGTTGAATGAAGACCTGTTCACTTATTGACTGGTCTCACTCAAGTCATGTGCAGTCAAGCCAAATGAATTATTATCACCACATGCCTGATTTACAGGACCTAAATACTTGTCTTGCCAAAAAAAGTTCTAGATTGCTATGCGTAAATTTTCAATCCCATGCTAAATGTAGGAAAGGATGTTCCATCTAAATTTTTGCAGTACTCGGACTGTTTATTATCGTTGATTTTAGTCAGAGGTGAACTGGCTATTTATTGCATGAATTTgcagtttattcaaaattatgaATGTAGACATGTACATGGTTGACTTCAACAGTCATCCTGTACATATTGGTTGTATTTATAGAATGAAATGTTCCTTGACTAAGTTATAGAGTGATAGTATAAATCTATTTTTTAGTACAGAGTAGGATGAAGAAtttcctttatattttcatgaataattaaatTATAGATATTGTTTAGACTGTAGTATAGTGtgtttgaattgaattcaaaagtatttttttctttccttttctcctctgtTAGCCTGGTGTAGATAAACACAAAGCAATAGTTAGAAATAGATACAAATTTATAGATTTTGTAGAAATATTTTTGCCTCACATATGAAAACTTTATTGTATGATGTTGATTAGATATTGTCTTttgtatatatgaatttatgCAACATTTGCTTTCTGTATTGAAGTCTTTAGATGTGCCTGTGTACCTGTTTCCATAGATTATGTTATCATTTCTTCAAGTACATATACATACAGAACTATATGTCTTTGATTTCCTTTTGATTTATGCTCTATATGCTTTCATTGCATCACGGTTGCTTTGTGACATTTAAATCATATATGTTGGGTTTGGGTTTTTATCTCATTGTAAAAACATAAGGGTGGTATTTGAGGACATGTACATTGTTCCCCACTCAGAGAGTAGTGATTGCAGTCCTTGATTAGGATGCTGGACATGTACATTGTTCCCCACACAGAGAGTAGTGATTGCAGTCCTTGATTAGGATGCTGGATATGTATGCTACAAGGTTGAAAGTTGGAAATTAAAATTGGGTAACGTTTGTGAAGCATAAATAAAGGTTTGTACAGATTTgtgccaagaaaaaaaagatagaaaattacaagatgtattatatttttcttcaatgtaTTTGTACATCTCGTTTCATTTCTTGTACACTTAACACACTGGTGTATGTTATAAAGATATCTCTATTTTGGCATATAGTTTAGCATTGGTTTACAATACCAAATAGTGTTGATCCATTCCATTATGtttctatattttattttggttgTGTTATAatcctttctttgtttttatttttgtgccTCTGCTAGGGTCATCATCCAATTTTCATTCTTGTGATGACATAaacaaaattgaccaaaaacaCTTCAAACTAGTTTCATGTTTGCATAAGGGAGTGAAAATGGTCTGATTAGtttggttgggggggggggggggagatcaaAGGAAGTAGAGTATATGTAATGTACCTGTCAATTATTTGTTCTCACAAAAACAAACTTTAAACTTTGCCCATCTATGCATGTAGAAATGATGACCAGATTAGAGTttttaattattacatttctatataatttatttggtttttttttttgatggggACTTTGAACTTTCAAGTTAATGTCATACCTAAAACAAAGTTTGATGGattacattttaatttctaAATTGGCTCTTGTATGCAATTGGAGTTACAATGATTTACTATTACCTGAAATGGCTAGTTCTTGCAAGAATTAAAAAACTTTTGTGAGGTGAACTTCAAATTTCTTTCATGTGCTTttacttgtacatgtaattttagcTTTGCAATCTGATTAGTTATTGTATGAATACTTGATGGTATATCTTTCAAATCTGGCCATAACAGAGGCACATATTTTACTCCAGTGAAATCAAATCCATCTAGATTTTAATCCTTTTTTCCTTATTAAATTTAAAATTGGataaattttaaatgttttcttttaatttcttatgttatttgtttctcttttttttttcgttgagGGGGATAACTAGTCTATCATGCAGAATGTCACTTTTAGTATCATCTTTTGTAATATCACTTGTATTCTCATACATTTAAATTGTATTCTTTTGCATTGATTAGTCATTATCCATCTTGCCTGCATAGCCGAGTGAAATTATATAGGCACCGTTTTTGAAGTTTTTCAAATGTCATCACAATGGTAAAAGTATAAGGACCTACTAATGAAACATAGA
This genomic interval from Lytechinus pictus isolate F3 Inbred chromosome 3, Lp3.0, whole genome shotgun sequence contains the following:
- the LOC129256702 gene encoding E3 ubiquitin-protein ligase makorin-1-like, with the protein product MSNFVTPSDYWVEDPDEKKKLIENYIAALSTKPCKHFDQGNGKCPFGADCFYLHAYPDGTKEDRAKARQCRASNNKVKTIRPALLWEFFEHRNGLYDFGSDEDDFFLFGSSLWNDDWDLSDPSETDDWWEYLQYMGSDDESENEFDSDWSVEVPTSGEGEETAEVSVEGNQEEGDEEDADDEDADDEWEDGEGDGREEEQGEGEEDEEENEEGNAEGEDDGESFGIVGGDVEYIGVVAPDMLEECVYSENDSQYSDCVDW